The following are from one region of the Sulfurimicrobium lacus genome:
- a CDS encoding phosphoketolase family protein, whose translation MNAPLTLNPEELLQIDAYWRACNYLAAGMIYLRDNPLLKEPLKPEHVKSRLLGHWGSSPGLAFAYIHLNRLINKYDQDAIFLAGPGHGAPGVLGPVYLEGTYSEIYPNKGEDEEGMRQFFKEFSFPGGIGSHCTPETPGSIHEGGELGYSISHAFGAAYDNPDLLVTVVVGDGESETAPLATSWHSNKFLNPIRDGAVLPILHLNGYKINNPTILARISHEELENLFKGYGWTPHFVEGSDPETMHQAMAAVTEQCLLEIRSIQAEARASGKPTRPRWPMIVLRSPKGWTGPKAVDGHKVEGFWRAHQVPIGNVRNDPAHLAQLEAWLRSYKPEELFDQSGKLRPELKALAPKGMRRMSANLHANGGLLRKALRMPDYRDYAIAVTKPGTTVAENTRPLGKLLRDIMRDNMSNFRVFGPDENSSNKLDNIYEASKKTWLADYLPEDADGGELSPDGRVMEMLSEHTLEGWLEGYLLTGRHGFFSTYEAFVHVIDSMFNQHAKWLAMSKAVPWRAPVSSLNLLITSTVWRQDHNGFTHQDPGFLDVVVNKSPNVTRIYLPPDVNTLLSVSQHCLESTDYINVIVCDKQKHLQFLDMDAAIKHCSKGIGIWDWASNDDGEEPDVVMASAGDVPTKEALAAVVLLRENFPALKIRFVNVVDLYKLTPSSEHPHGLSDKDFDSLFTVDKPVIFNFHGYPWLIHRLAYRRTNHKNMHVRGYKEKGSINTPLELAIQNEIDRFSLAIDVIDRIPELRVSGAHVKERLRDKQLECRNYAYENGVDLPEADGWTWPY comes from the coding sequence GTGAATGCTCCGCTTACCCTGAACCCGGAAGAACTGCTCCAGATCGACGCCTACTGGCGCGCTTGCAACTACCTCGCCGCGGGCATGATCTACCTGCGCGACAATCCCCTGCTCAAGGAACCGCTCAAGCCCGAGCACGTCAAGAGCCGCCTGTTGGGGCACTGGGGGTCGAGCCCCGGCCTGGCTTTCGCCTACATTCACCTCAACCGCCTGATCAACAAGTACGACCAGGACGCCATTTTCCTGGCTGGGCCAGGTCACGGCGCGCCCGGCGTGCTGGGGCCGGTCTACCTGGAGGGCACCTACAGCGAAATCTACCCCAACAAGGGCGAGGACGAGGAGGGCATGCGCCAGTTTTTCAAGGAGTTTTCCTTCCCCGGCGGCATCGGCAGCCACTGCACGCCGGAGACGCCGGGCTCGATCCACGAGGGGGGTGAGCTGGGTTACAGCATTTCGCACGCCTTCGGTGCGGCTTACGACAACCCGGACCTGCTGGTGACGGTGGTGGTGGGCGACGGCGAGTCGGAAACGGCGCCGCTGGCAACGAGCTGGCATTCCAACAAGTTCCTCAACCCGATCCGCGACGGCGCGGTGCTGCCGATCCTGCATCTCAACGGCTACAAGATCAACAACCCTACCATCCTCGCGCGCATCTCCCACGAGGAGCTGGAAAACCTGTTCAAGGGCTACGGCTGGACGCCGCATTTCGTCGAGGGCAGCGATCCCGAAACCATGCACCAGGCCATGGCCGCCGTCACGGAGCAGTGCCTGCTGGAAATCCGCAGCATCCAGGCGGAAGCGCGCGCCAGCGGCAAGCCGACCCGCCCGCGCTGGCCGATGATCGTGCTGCGCAGCCCCAAGGGCTGGACCGGCCCCAAGGCGGTTGACGGACACAAGGTGGAAGGATTCTGGCGCGCGCACCAGGTGCCGATCGGCAACGTGCGCAACGATCCGGCGCACCTGGCCCAACTGGAAGCCTGGCTGCGCAGTTACAAACCGGAAGAACTGTTCGACCAGAGCGGCAAGCTGCGGCCGGAACTCAAGGCACTGGCGCCCAAGGGCATGCGCCGCATGAGCGCCAACCTTCACGCCAACGGCGGCTTGTTGCGCAAGGCGCTGCGCATGCCGGACTATCGCGATTACGCCATCGCCGTCACCAAGCCGGGCACCACGGTGGCCGAGAACACCCGCCCGCTGGGCAAGCTGCTGCGCGACATCATGCGCGACAACATGAGCAATTTCCGCGTCTTCGGCCCGGACGAAAATTCATCCAACAAACTCGACAACATCTATGAAGCCAGCAAGAAGACCTGGCTCGCCGATTACCTGCCGGAAGACGCCGACGGCGGCGAACTGTCACCGGACGGACGGGTGATGGAGATGCTCTCCGAGCATACGCTGGAAGGCTGGCTCGAAGGCTACCTGCTGACCGGGCGTCACGGCTTCTTCTCCACTTATGAAGCCTTCGTCCACGTCATCGATTCGATGTTCAACCAGCATGCCAAGTGGCTCGCCATGTCCAAGGCGGTCCCCTGGCGCGCGCCGGTGTCCTCGCTCAACCTGCTGATTACCTCGACGGTGTGGCGCCAGGATCACAACGGTTTCACCCACCAGGACCCCGGTTTCCTCGACGTGGTGGTCAACAAGAGCCCGAATGTCACCCGTATCTATTTGCCGCCCGACGTCAACACCCTGTTGTCGGTCTCGCAGCATTGCCTGGAAAGCACCGACTACATCAACGTGATCGTGTGCGACAAGCAGAAGCATTTGCAGTTTCTCGACATGGACGCGGCGATCAAGCACTGCAGCAAGGGCATCGGCATCTGGGACTGGGCCAGCAACGACGACGGCGAGGAACCGGACGTGGTGATGGCCAGCGCGGGCGATGTTCCCACCAAGGAGGCGCTGGCGGCAGTGGTGTTGCTGCGCGAGAATTTCCCCGCGCTCAAAATCCGTTTCGTCAACGTGGTCGATCTCTACAAGCTGACGCCCTCCAGCGAGCACCCGCACGGCCTGTCGGACAAGGACTTCGACAGCCTGTTCACGGTGGACAAGCCGGTGATCTTCAATTTCCACGGCTACCCCTGGCTGATCCATCGCCTCGCCTATCGCCGCACCAATCACAAGAACATGCACGTGCGCGGCTACAAGGAGAAGGGCAGCATCAACACGCCGCTGGAACTCGCCATCCAGAACGAAATCGACCGCTTCAGCCTGGCCATCGACGTGATCGACCGCATCCCCGAGTTGCGCGTATCCGGCGCCCACGTCAAGGAGCGGCTGCGCGACAAGCAGCTCGAGTGCCGCAACTACGCCTATGAAAATGGCGTGGACCTGCCCGAGGCCGACGGCTGGACGTGGCCGTACTGA
- the cobU gene encoding bifunctional adenosylcobinamide kinase/adenosylcobinamide-phosphate guanylyltransferase has product MSGELILGGARSGKSALAERLARESWLAVTYIATATAGDGEMSERIAHHRARRPAEWRVVEEPLRLASAMKAHAAPDRCLIVDCLTLWLNNLLAAEDESRLRDECDALLHTLPDLPGRILLVSNEVGMGIVPLGELSRRFCDEAGRLHQHLAQICDRVVFVAAGLPLVLKGNP; this is encoded by the coding sequence ATGAGCGGTGAATTGATCCTCGGCGGCGCCCGTTCCGGCAAGAGCGCGCTGGCCGAAAGGTTGGCGCGGGAATCCTGGCTGGCCGTGACCTACATTGCCACCGCCACCGCCGGGGACGGCGAAATGAGCGAGCGCATCGCCCATCATCGGGCGCGGCGCCCCGCCGAGTGGCGCGTGGTGGAAGAGCCCCTGCGGCTGGCGTCGGCCATGAAAGCGCATGCCGCCCCGGATCGCTGCCTGATCGTCGATTGCCTCACCCTGTGGCTCAACAACCTGCTCGCCGCGGAAGACGAATCCCGGTTGCGCGACGAGTGCGACGCCTTGCTGCACACCCTGCCCGATCTGCCGGGGCGCATCCTGCTGGTGAGCAACGAAGTCGGCATGGGCATCGTGCCGCTGGGCGAGCTGTCGCGCCGTTTCTGCGACGAGGCGGGACGCCTGCATCAGCATCTGGCGCAGATCTGCGACCGAGTGGTATTCGTGGCGGCCGGATTGCCGCTGGTATTGAAAGGAAACCCCTAA
- the cobT gene encoding nicotinate-nucleotide--dimethylbenzimidazole phosphoribosyltransferase yields the protein MSMQWLETPAQPIDQAMLAAALARQGQLTKPPGSLGCLEEIAVRLAAMQGTQQPSLERVRITVFAADHGIADEGVSAFPQAVTGQMIANFAHGGAAISVLARNLGASLEVVDVGSKADSAAMLGVIVNKAGEGTANFRRQPAMSENQLAAALQVGRDAVIQALKDDAQLFIGGEMGIANTSAATAVACALLERSAHDIAGPGTGLDATGVSRKAQIIDDALALHRPALTSPLEILRHVGGFEIAALCGAYIASAQAGLPVLVDGFIASSAALLALRIRPDVADWLFFGHASAEPGYVHLMQALDARPLVNLDMRLGEGSGAAVALPILRLAAALHGQMATFAEAGVSAKRA from the coding sequence ATGAGCATGCAATGGCTGGAAACCCCGGCCCAACCGATCGACCAAGCCATGCTGGCCGCCGCGCTAGCCCGCCAGGGCCAGCTCACCAAGCCGCCGGGCTCGCTCGGCTGCCTGGAAGAAATCGCCGTGCGTCTGGCGGCCATGCAGGGCACGCAGCAACCCAGCCTGGAGCGGGTGCGCATCACGGTGTTCGCCGCCGACCACGGCATCGCCGACGAAGGCGTGTCGGCCTTTCCCCAGGCCGTCACCGGCCAGATGATCGCCAATTTCGCCCATGGCGGTGCGGCCATCAGCGTGCTTGCGCGCAACCTCGGCGCCTCGCTGGAAGTGGTGGACGTGGGCAGCAAGGCGGATTCCGCCGCGATGCTGGGCGTGATCGTCAACAAGGCGGGGGAGGGCACGGCCAATTTCCGCCGCCAACCCGCGATGAGCGAGAACCAGCTTGCGGCCGCCCTGCAGGTCGGACGGGATGCCGTGATACAGGCACTGAAGGATGACGCCCAGCTGTTCATCGGCGGCGAAATGGGCATCGCCAACACCAGCGCCGCCACCGCCGTGGCCTGCGCTCTGCTGGAAAGGTCGGCGCATGACATCGCCGGTCCCGGCACCGGGCTGGACGCCACCGGCGTCAGCCGCAAGGCGCAAATCATCGACGACGCATTGGCCCTGCACCGGCCCGCGCTGACCTCGCCGCTGGAAATCCTGCGCCACGTCGGCGGCTTCGAGATCGCCGCCCTGTGCGGCGCCTATATCGCCAGCGCCCAGGCCGGCCTGCCGGTGCTGGTGGACGGTTTCATCGCCAGCAGCGCCGCCCTGCTGGCCCTGCGCATCCGCCCCGACGTGGCGGACTGGCTGTTCTTCGGCCACGCCTCGGCCGAGCCGGGCTATGTCCACCTCATGCAGGCCCTCGACGCCCGTCCCCTGGTGAACCTCGACATGCGCCTGGGCGAAGGCAGCGGCGCGGCGGTGGCGCTGCCCATCCTGCGTCTGGCCGCTGCGCTGCACGGCCAGATGGCGACTTTCGCCGAGGCCGGGGTGTCAGCAAAACGGGCATGA
- a CDS encoding acetate/propionate family kinase, with product MPRIILTINSGSSSLKASLFRADGTRRNFRYEHIGQGFPHDHAEAFDQLMKDLGGDAPDAVGHRFVHGGDITDPARFVDAAELARLESIVHLAPLHMPGNILGVALCRERFDVPQVACFDTAFHVTMPELSKRLPIPRNLGMRRYGFHGINYSHVARSLPAILGEAARGRVVVAHLGSGASLCLLENLQSVDTSMGYTPAGGIPMGTRSGDLDPGVMLELAKRYNADELADLVYHRMGLIALSAGEDCEMSALIGSKSADAHFAVQYFCRQVRAAIGAFAAKAGGIDALVFTGGIGEHSPPIRAAICDPLAFLGFRLDEQSNSDNEVMLAAMGSKPVLNLAADEEKEIGNLVRQLLETERT from the coding sequence ATGCCCCGCATCATCCTGACCATCAACAGCGGCTCGTCTTCCCTCAAGGCGAGCCTGTTCCGCGCGGACGGCACGCGGCGCAATTTCCGCTACGAGCACATCGGCCAGGGGTTTCCGCACGACCACGCGGAGGCCTTCGACCAGCTGATGAAGGATCTGGGGGGCGATGCGCCGGATGCGGTCGGACATCGTTTCGTCCACGGCGGGGACATCACCGATCCGGCGCGCTTCGTCGATGCGGCCGAACTCGCGCGCCTGGAGAGCATCGTTCACCTGGCCCCGTTGCACATGCCGGGCAATATCCTTGGCGTGGCCCTGTGCCGCGAGCGCTTCGACGTGCCCCAGGTGGCCTGTTTCGATACGGCCTTCCACGTCACCATGCCGGAGCTGTCGAAGCGCCTGCCCATCCCGCGGAATCTGGGCATGCGTCGTTACGGCTTTCACGGCATCAACTATTCCCACGTGGCGCGCAGCCTGCCTGCAATTCTGGGCGAAGCCGCACGCGGCCGCGTCGTGGTCGCCCATCTCGGCTCGGGCGCCAGCCTGTGCCTGCTGGAAAATCTCCAGTCGGTGGATACCAGCATGGGGTACACCCCGGCAGGCGGCATCCCCATGGGCACCCGCAGCGGCGACCTCGATCCGGGTGTGATGCTGGAACTGGCAAAGCGTTACAACGCCGACGAGCTGGCCGACCTGGTTTATCACCGCATGGGCCTGATAGCGCTCTCGGCGGGAGAGGATTGCGAAATGTCCGCCCTGATCGGAAGCAAAAGCGCTGATGCCCACTTTGCCGTGCAATATTTTTGCCGCCAGGTGCGCGCCGCCATCGGTGCCTTCGCTGCCAAGGCCGGCGGCATCGATGCCTTGGTGTTCACCGGCGGCATCGGCGAGCATTCCCCCCCGATCCGGGCCGCGATTTGCGACCCGCTGGCGTTTCTCGGTTTTCGCCTCGACGAGCAATCCAACTCGGACAACGAAGTAATGCTCGCTGCCATGGGGTCGAAGCCGGTCCTGAACCTGGCGGCGGACGAGGAAAAGGAGATCGGCAATCTGGTGCGCCAGCTGCTGGAAACAGAGCGCACGTAA
- a CDS encoding UDP-2,3-diacylglucosamine diphosphatase, translating into MVQARAVFISDVHLGTSACQAGRLVDFLREYESEHLFLIGDIVDFWAMSRGSIYWSRDQNTLVQKLLRRARHGEKVIFIPGNHDEALREYIGASFGDIRIEDEYIHTAADGKRYLLLHGDEFDQVTRHHKWVAVLGDISYNLLVRLNGWLSWLRRTLRRPGYWSLAGYAKRKVKTAVNFIFDFEDSVIRHVREQGLDGVICGHIHWPMNKQVDELVYLNCGDWVDSCTAIVEHLDGRMELVAWGADPFKMPAAAPSACVASSAGSPR; encoded by the coding sequence ATGGTGCAAGCTAGAGCCGTTTTCATCTCCGACGTTCACCTCGGAACGTCTGCCTGCCAGGCCGGCAGACTGGTCGACTTTCTGCGTGAATACGAATCGGAGCATCTTTTCCTGATCGGCGACATCGTCGATTTCTGGGCCATGAGCCGCGGCAGCATCTACTGGTCGCGCGATCAGAATACCCTGGTGCAGAAGCTGTTGCGCCGCGCGCGGCACGGCGAAAAGGTGATATTCATTCCCGGCAATCACGACGAGGCGCTGCGCGAATACATCGGCGCGTCCTTCGGCGATATTCGCATCGAGGACGAGTACATCCACACCGCCGCCGACGGCAAGCGCTACCTCCTGCTGCACGGCGACGAATTCGACCAGGTCACGCGCCACCACAAGTGGGTGGCCGTGCTCGGCGATATCTCCTACAACCTGCTGGTGCGCCTCAACGGCTGGCTGTCGTGGTTGCGCCGCACGCTGCGCCGCCCGGGGTACTGGTCGCTGGCGGGTTACGCCAAGCGCAAGGTCAAGACGGCCGTCAACTTCATCTTCGATTTCGAGGATTCGGTCATTCGCCACGTGCGCGAGCAAGGCCTGGACGGCGTGATTTGCGGCCATATCCACTGGCCGATGAACAAGCAGGTCGACGAACTGGTTTACCTCAACTGCGGGGACTGGGTCGACAGTTGCACCGCCATCGTCGAGCACCTGGACGGCAGGATGGAATTGGTCGCCTGGGGGGCCGATCCGTTCAAGATGCCGGCGGCCGCTCCGTCGGCTTGCGTTGCGTCATCGGCGGGTAGCCCAAGGTAG
- a CDS encoding adenosylcobinamide-GDP ribazoletransferase, with the protein MKALLLAIQFLTRLPTPALADLAPRDWGRSALFYPLVGLLIGTLLAALQFAIGASAAPLQAALLLTVWVLLTGGLHLDGLADTADAWVGGHGDRQRTLDIMKDPRSGPAAVSAIVLVLLLKFAALAVLLKSGFWPALLLAPLLGRASLLGMLLSTPYVRAGGMGAAIAGHLPRKAALILLLATALGVCFAADGWKALLAVLVVGFLLRRAFLARLDGMTGDMLGAAVELSEAAALLALALEIQL; encoded by the coding sequence ATGAAAGCCCTGCTGCTGGCGATCCAGTTCCTCACCCGCCTGCCGACACCGGCGCTGGCCGACCTTGCGCCGCGCGACTGGGGCCGCTCGGCGCTGTTCTACCCGCTGGTGGGCCTGCTCATCGGCACCTTGCTCGCTGCGCTGCAATTCGCCATCGGCGCCAGCGCTGCGCCGCTGCAGGCGGCATTGCTGCTGACTGTCTGGGTGCTGCTGACCGGCGGGCTGCATCTCGACGGCCTGGCGGACACCGCCGACGCCTGGGTGGGCGGACACGGCGACCGCCAGCGCACGCTCGACATCATGAAAGACCCGCGCAGCGGCCCGGCGGCGGTGTCCGCCATCGTGCTGGTGCTGCTGCTTAAATTCGCCGCACTGGCCGTGCTGCTAAAAAGCGGTTTCTGGCCGGCCCTGCTGTTGGCCCCGCTGCTGGGACGGGCGAGTTTGCTCGGCATGCTGCTGAGCACGCCCTACGTGCGGGCCGGCGGCATGGGCGCGGCCATCGCCGGGCACTTGCCGCGCAAGGCCGCCCTGATCCTGCTGCTGGCGACGGCGCTCGGCGTTTGCTTTGCGGCGGATGGCTGGAAAGCCTTGCTCGCCGTGCTGGTTGTCGGTTTTCTGCTGCGCCGGGCGTTCCTTGCCCGCCTCGACGGTATGACCGGCGACATGCTGGGGGCTGCGGTCGAGTTGAGCGAAGCGGCCGCCTTGCTGGCCCTGGCGCTTGAAATCCAATTATGA
- a CDS encoding histidine phosphatase family protein, with product MAETLIDLLRHGEPEGGVRFRGHSDNLLSSAGWAQMRAAAASAGGWEVIATSPLRRCADFAAELAARYSLPVEMEARLKEIGFGVWEGLTAEQVAARDPDALERFWRDPAQHTPPGGEPLADFEARVAACWNDLLQRHAGKRILLVCHGGVIRLILAQLLQMPRSHLFRLSVPFAAACRVRVRGSGNTALAELVHLGGALR from the coding sequence ATGGCTGAAACCCTGATCGACCTGCTGCGCCACGGCGAGCCCGAAGGCGGGGTGAGGTTTCGCGGCCATAGCGACAACCTGCTCAGCTCGGCTGGCTGGGCGCAGATGCGTGCCGCGGCGGCAAGCGCCGGAGGCTGGGAGGTGATCGCGACTTCGCCCTTGCGGCGCTGCGCCGACTTTGCCGCCGAGCTGGCCGCACGTTACAGCCTACCCGTGGAAATGGAGGCGCGCCTCAAGGAAATCGGCTTCGGCGTCTGGGAAGGACTCACGGCGGAGCAGGTCGCGGCCCGCGACCCGGACGCCCTGGAGCGCTTCTGGCGCGACCCGGCGCAGCACACCCCGCCCGGCGGCGAGCCGCTGGCCGATTTCGAGGCGCGGGTGGCGGCGTGCTGGAACGACCTGCTGCAGCGCCACGCCGGCAAAAGAATATTGCTGGTATGCCACGGCGGCGTGATTCGCCTCATCCTCGCCCAACTGCTGCAGATGCCGCGCAGCCACCTGTTCCGCCTCAGTGTCCCGTTCGCCGCGGCTTGTCGTGTCCGGGTGCGCGGCAGCGGCAATACCGCCTTGGCGGAACTGGTGCACCTCGGCGGGGCGCTGCGATGA
- a CDS encoding cobyric acid synthase, with the protein MNAKVLMVQGCTSDAGKSALVTGICRVLARRGLKVAPFKPQNMALNSAVTVDGGEIGRAQAVQAQACGLLPHSDMNPVLLKPNSDIGAQVIVQGHAVGNLDACDYHGHKPRLLGKVLESFGRLKQAYDFVVVEGAGSPAEINLRDRDIANMGFAEAADCPVVIIADIDRGGVFAHLVGTLELLSESEQARVRGFVINRFRGDIALLKPGLDWLEARSGKPVLGVLPYLHDLHLEAEDALPQPAAGSSADKFRVIVPRLPRISNHTDFDPLRLHPDVDLQFVGMGEAIPGADLIILPGSKNVRADLDWLRASGWEAALLRHLRYGGKVIGICGGFQMLGQAIHDPLGIEGPAGSSTGLGLLEIDTELRAEKQLHRVGGHLTLENAAVEGYEIHAGISSGPGLLRPAVRLTGRDDGAMAADGQVLGTYLHGLFDSSPAGAALLRWAGLAAPAELDYVDLREQGIGRMADAVEKYLDWEKIVAIFA; encoded by the coding sequence ATGAACGCGAAAGTTTTGATGGTGCAGGGCTGCACCTCGGATGCCGGCAAAAGCGCGCTGGTGACGGGCATCTGCCGCGTCCTCGCGCGGCGCGGCTTGAAGGTCGCGCCGTTCAAGCCGCAGAACATGGCGCTCAACAGCGCAGTGACCGTGGACGGCGGCGAGATCGGCCGCGCCCAGGCGGTGCAGGCGCAGGCTTGCGGCCTGCTGCCGCACAGCGACATGAACCCGGTGCTGCTCAAGCCAAACAGCGATATCGGCGCGCAGGTGATCGTCCAGGGGCACGCCGTCGGCAACCTGGATGCCTGCGATTATCACGGCCACAAGCCGCGCCTGCTGGGAAAGGTGCTGGAGTCCTTCGGGCGGCTCAAGCAGGCTTACGATTTCGTGGTGGTGGAAGGGGCGGGCAGCCCGGCGGAGATCAACCTGCGCGACCGCGACATCGCCAACATGGGTTTCGCCGAGGCTGCCGACTGCCCGGTGGTGATCATCGCCGACATCGACCGCGGCGGCGTGTTCGCCCACCTGGTCGGTACGCTGGAACTGCTGTCCGAGTCCGAGCAGGCGCGGGTCAGGGGCTTCGTCATCAACCGTTTCCGCGGCGACATCGCGCTGCTGAAACCCGGCCTGGACTGGCTGGAGGCGCGCAGCGGCAAGCCGGTGCTGGGCGTGCTGCCCTACCTGCACGACCTGCACCTGGAAGCCGAAGATGCACTGCCCCAGCCCGCGGCAGGCTCGTCGGCAGACAAGTTCCGCGTCATCGTGCCGCGCCTGCCGCGCATCAGCAACCACACCGACTTCGACCCCCTGCGCCTGCATCCCGACGTGGACCTGCAGTTCGTCGGCATGGGCGAAGCCATTCCAGGCGCCGACCTGATCATCCTGCCCGGCAGCAAGAACGTGCGCGCCGACCTCGACTGGCTGCGCGCCAGCGGCTGGGAAGCCGCGCTGCTGCGCCACCTGCGCTATGGCGGCAAGGTCATCGGCATCTGCGGCGGCTTCCAGATGCTGGGGCAGGCGATCCACGATCCGCTGGGCATCGAGGGGCCGGCCGGCAGCAGCACCGGCCTGGGCCTGCTGGAAATCGACACCGAACTGCGGGCGGAAAAGCAGTTGCATCGCGTCGGCGGCCATCTGACCCTGGAAAACGCCGCCGTCGAGGGTTACGAGATCCACGCCGGCATCAGCAGCGGGCCGGGCCTGTTGCGCCCCGCTGTGCGTTTGACGGGACGCGACGACGGGGCGATGGCGGCGGACGGGCAGGTGCTCGGCACCTACCTCCACGGCCTGTTCGACTCCAGCCCCGCGGGCGCCGCCCTGCTGCGCTGGGCCGGGCTGGCGGCGCCCGCCGAGCTGGATTATGTCGATCTGCGCGAGCAGGGCATAGGGCGCATGGCGGACGCGGTGGAAAAGTACCTGGACTGGGAGAAAATCGTTGCGATTTTTGCATAA
- a CDS encoding cobalamin-binding protein, which translates to MRFLHNLPVRIGVALFLLLWHTLAAAVSVTDDGGQVVTLPRPAQRIVSLAPHLTEILFAVGAGGRVVGAVQYSDYPPEAKKLPRIGGYQQVDLETVIGLRPDLIVAWQSGNNAGQIAQLKQLGFPVYLSEPRRITDVASSMERIAALAGGGEQAARALRDFRSRYARLQAQYARRSPVRTFYEVWNRPLMTVNGAHLIGDVMKLCGAQNVFADLPLLTPTVSEEAVLVADPEVIIASGMDEARPEWLDEWRRWPRMKAVQAGRLYFVPPDILQRHSPRILDGAEQLCLLVDRARRTAGAK; encoded by the coding sequence TTGCGATTTTTGCATAATCTACCGGTCCGCATCGGCGTGGCCCTGTTCCTGCTGCTCTGGCACACGCTCGCGGCCGCCGTCAGCGTGACTGACGACGGCGGCCAGGTCGTGACGCTGCCGCGCCCGGCCCAGCGCATCGTCAGCCTGGCGCCGCACCTCACCGAGATCCTCTTCGCGGTGGGGGCGGGCGGCAGGGTGGTGGGCGCGGTGCAGTACAGCGATTATCCGCCCGAGGCGAAAAAACTGCCGCGCATCGGCGGCTACCAGCAAGTCGACCTGGAAACGGTGATCGGCTTGCGCCCCGACCTGATCGTCGCATGGCAGAGCGGCAACAACGCGGGGCAGATCGCGCAGTTGAAGCAACTCGGCTTTCCCGTTTACCTCAGCGAGCCGCGCCGCATCACGGACGTCGCTTCGAGCATGGAGCGCATCGCTGCGCTGGCCGGCGGCGGCGAGCAGGCGGCGCGCGCGCTGCGGGATTTCCGCAGCCGTTATGCTCGGCTGCAGGCGCAATACGCGCGGCGTTCCCCGGTGCGCACCTTTTACGAGGTGTGGAATCGCCCGCTCATGACCGTCAACGGCGCGCACCTGATCGGCGACGTGATGAAACTATGCGGCGCGCAAAACGTGTTTGCCGACCTGCCGTTGCTGACCCCGACCGTCAGCGAGGAAGCGGTGCTGGTGGCCGATCCCGAAGTGATCATAGCGAGCGGCATGGACGAGGCGCGCCCGGAGTGGCTCGACGAATGGCGGCGCTGGCCGCGCATGAAGGCGGTGCAGGCCGGGCGCCTGTATTTCGTGCCGCCGGACATCCTGCAGCGCCACAGCCCGCGCATTCTGGACGGTGCGGAGCAGCTATGCCTGCTGGTGGATCGCGCGCGGCGGACAGCGGGAGCGAAGTGA